GCGTCCGGTCGAACATTTCTCCCTCCGAAGGAGAATGACGATGATGCGATGGACAATGCCTGCCGCGCTGTTGTTGCTCGCCGCGTGCAGCGGCGGGCAGGATGAGGAAACGGGACCCGAAGCCAGCTCGGATATCGGCCCGCTGCAAAAGGCCGAGCGCCCGGCGCCCGCCGAAACGCCCGTGCCGGACGCAGAACCCGAAGCGCCAGCAAAGACCGAACCCGGCGACAAAATCGACGGCAAGACGATCCCGCCCGCGATCCGCGGCCGCTGGGCGCTGAAGGCCGCCGATTGCGCCGCAAAGAAGGGCGCCGACCTCACCGCGCTGACCATCGACGCGACAAATTTGCGTTTCTTCGAATCGCACGGTGAGCTTGCCGCTGTGCAGAAGAGCGACGCGAGCAACATCGTCGCCGACTATAAGTTCAGCGGCGAGGGCGAGGAATGGGATCGGCGGATGCGGCTCGAACTCGTCGACGGCGGCAAGACGCTCGTTCGTCGCGATTCGGGCGAGGGTGCCGCGGCAGGCGCGATGCGCTATACGCGCTGCGCCGGATGACGGTTTTTTTTAAGGGAGATTATCGATGGACATTCGCTTGCTCGCACTTGCCGCCGCCCTGCCGCTTGCCGCCTGCTCGAGCAGCGATGCGCCCATCGAATCGACCCCGCCGCCGCCCGAGGCCGAAATGACGTGCAATGCCGATGCAGTGCAATCCTATGTCGGCCAGAGCGTCACCCCCGATCTCGGCGCGGCGATACTAAAGGCATCGGGCGCGCGCACGCTGCGCTGGGGGCCGCCGCGCTCGGCGATGACGATGGACTATCGCGTCGACCGCGTGAACGTCATGTATGACGATGCTTCGAAGATCACGCAGGTCACCTGTGGCTGACGCGTCCCGGCGCAATCACTCCTCGGCGTCCCCGTTCGAACCGATTTACGGCTATAGCCGCGCGGTTCGGGTGGGGGACCGCATCGACGTGGGGGGCTGTGCGCCGATCGAGGCCGACGGCAGTTCAACCGTCGGCGATGCGGGGGTTCAGGCCGCGCGCTGCCTGACCATCATCGCCGAGGCGCTCGCGGCGCTCGGCGGGTCGCCCGCTGATGTCGTGCGCACGCGCATATATATTACCGACCCCGCCGATGCCGACCTCGTCGGCGGCGCGCACGGCACGATGTTCGGCGACATCCGCCCGGCATCGACGATGCTCGTCATCCCAGCGCTGATTCGCCCCGAGTGGAAAGTCGAAATCGAAGCCGACGCTATCCTAGAGAAATGACCATGACCGACCAGTTCCAGCTTACCGACGACCAGCTCGCCATTCAGGACATGGCGCGCAAATTCACCGCCGATCGCATCACGCCCTTTGCGGCCGAGTGGGACGAGAAAAGCCATTATCCCGTCGATGTGTGGAAGGCGGCGGGCGAGCTCGGCTTCGGCGCGATCTACGTCGCCGAGGAATCGGGCGGCATCGGGCTCGGCCGGCTCGAGGCGGCGCTGATCATGGAGGCGATGGCCTATGGTTGCCCCGCGACCAGCGCCTATGTCTCGATCCACAATATGGCGACGTGGATGATTGACCGTTTCGGCGGCGCGGCGATCAAGGAGCGGTTCCTGCCGAGCCTCGTCAGCATGGAAAAGATCGCGAGCTATTGCCTGACCGAGCCGGGCTCGGGGTCGGACGCCGCGGCGCTCAAGACCACGGCGAAAAAGGACGGCGACCATTATGTGCTGAACGGCACCAAGCAGTTCATCTCGGGCGCGGGCGTCAACGACATCTATGTCTGCATGGTGCGCACCGGCGAAGAGAAATCGAAGGGGATCAGCTGCCTCGTAGTCGAAAAGGACACGCCGGGCCTCAGCTTCGGCGCCCCCGAGAAGAAGCTCGGCTGGAATTCTTCGCCTACGGCCCAAGTGATCTTCGAGGATTGCCGCGTGCCTGCGGAAAATCTGGTCGGCGCGGAGGGCGACGGCTTCCGCTTCGCGATGGCGGGACTCGACGGCGGCCGCCTCAACATCGGCGCCTGCTCGCTCGGGGGCGCGCAGCGCTGCCTCGACGAAGCGATCGCCTACACCAAGGACCGCCAGCAGTTCGGGCAACCGATCGCCGATTTCCAGAACACCCAGTTCATGCTCGCCGACATGGCGACCGACCTCGAAGCATCGCGCGCGCTGCTCTACATGGCGGCGGCCAAGGTCACCGCGAACGCGCCCGACAAGTCGCGCTTCTCGGCGATGGCGAAAAGACTCGCG
This DNA window, taken from Sphingopyxis sp. PAMC25046, encodes the following:
- a CDS encoding I78 family peptidase inhibitor, with translation MDIRLLALAAALPLAACSSSDAPIESTPPPPEAEMTCNADAVQSYVGQSVTPDLGAAILKASGARTLRWGPPRSAMTMDYRVDRVNVMYDDASKITQVTCG
- a CDS encoding RidA family protein; amino-acid sequence: MADASRRNHSSASPFEPIYGYSRAVRVGDRIDVGGCAPIEADGSSTVGDAGVQAARCLTIIAEALAALGGSPADVVRTRIYITDPADADLVGGAHGTMFGDIRPASTMLVIPALIRPEWKVEIEADAILEK
- a CDS encoding acyl-CoA dehydrogenase family protein; translated protein: MTDQFQLTDDQLAIQDMARKFTADRITPFAAEWDEKSHYPVDVWKAAGELGFGAIYVAEESGGIGLGRLEAALIMEAMAYGCPATSAYVSIHNMATWMIDRFGGAAIKERFLPSLVSMEKIASYCLTEPGSGSDAAALKTTAKKDGDHYVLNGTKQFISGAGVNDIYVCMVRTGEEKSKGISCLVVEKDTPGLSFGAPEKKLGWNSSPTAQVIFEDCRVPAENLVGAEGDGFRFAMAGLDGGRLNIGACSLGGAQRCLDEAIAYTKDRQQFGQPIADFQNTQFMLADMATDLEASRALLYMAAAKVTANAPDKSRFSAMAKRLATDNGSKIVNDALQLFGGYGYLRDYPIERFWRDLRVHSILEGTNQVMRMIVGRDLLRQ